The Astatotilapia calliptera chromosome 2, fAstCal1.2, whole genome shotgun sequence genome includes a window with the following:
- the LOC113036440 gene encoding transmembrane protein 109 isoform X1 — MARVFLTICVLALGLTVAWAGAEARAEQAKANSPSVVTLRTVFTGTCQEIHRYAESLVGTSVIRSAAESAVLFLESLLGQENVGTLAMFFEMVIRFLAEGAASGLNVIAVYVTEILRVTGFDATLKLPHFTPEGVTAVAQWGLVALIGYWLLSIVLRLLIGAIKQVFWIIKTVLGLWFFGLIVTDKQASADTTAVRLAGLVLVCVFLTLLTSSSEKSFVVEDRLRRLEGRVNAVESKKKE, encoded by the exons ATGGCTCGGGTTTTTCTTACTATCTGTGTGTTGGCTCTCGGCTTGACGGTGGCCTGGGCTGGAGCCGAAGCTCGGGCTGAGCAGGCCAAGGCGAACAGCCCATCGGTGGTTACACTGCGTACCGTTTTCACGGGAACCTGCCAGGAGATCCACCGGTACGCGGAGTCGTTAGTGGGAACCAGCGTGATACGATCAGCTGCTGAG AGTGCAGTGTTGTTTCTTGAGTCATTGCTTGGTCAGGAGAACGTCGGTACATTGGCCATG TTTTTTGAGATGGTGATCCGATTCCTGGCCGAAGGAGCTGCCAGCGGCCTGAATGTCATCGCTGTTTACGTCACAGAGATCCTCAGAGTCACTGGATTTGATG CTACACTGAAACTGCCCCACTTTACTCCAGAGGGTGTGACGGCCGTCGCCCAGTGGGGTCTGGTGGCCCTCATTGGCTACTGGTTGCTGTCCATCGTTCTGCGTCTGCTGATTGGTGCGATAAAGCAGGTCTTCTGGATTATCAAAACTGTCTTGGGACTCTGGTTTTTTGGACTGATAGTGACTGATAAGCAAGCGTCCGCAGACACCACGGCAGTTCGACTGGCTGGCTTAGTGCTGGTATGCGTCTTTTTGACGCTGCTCACTTCGAGCTCTGAAAAGTCTTTTGTTGTGGAGGATCGACTGAGGCGCCTGGAGGGCCGAGTGAACGCAGTAGAGAGTAAGAAAAAGGAGTAG
- the LOC113036440 gene encoding transmembrane protein 109 isoform X2 produces MARVFLTICVLALGLTVAWAGAEARAEQAKANSPSVVTLRTVFTGTCQEIHRYAESLVGTSVIRSAAEFFEMVIRFLAEGAASGLNVIAVYVTEILRVTGFDATLKLPHFTPEGVTAVAQWGLVALIGYWLLSIVLRLLIGAIKQVFWIIKTVLGLWFFGLIVTDKQASADTTAVRLAGLVLVCVFLTLLTSSSEKSFVVEDRLRRLEGRVNAVESKKKE; encoded by the exons ATGGCTCGGGTTTTTCTTACTATCTGTGTGTTGGCTCTCGGCTTGACGGTGGCCTGGGCTGGAGCCGAAGCTCGGGCTGAGCAGGCCAAGGCGAACAGCCCATCGGTGGTTACACTGCGTACCGTTTTCACGGGAACCTGCCAGGAGATCCACCGGTACGCGGAGTCGTTAGTGGGAACCAGCGTGATACGATCAGCTGCTGAG TTTTTTGAGATGGTGATCCGATTCCTGGCCGAAGGAGCTGCCAGCGGCCTGAATGTCATCGCTGTTTACGTCACAGAGATCCTCAGAGTCACTGGATTTGATG CTACACTGAAACTGCCCCACTTTACTCCAGAGGGTGTGACGGCCGTCGCCCAGTGGGGTCTGGTGGCCCTCATTGGCTACTGGTTGCTGTCCATCGTTCTGCGTCTGCTGATTGGTGCGATAAAGCAGGTCTTCTGGATTATCAAAACTGTCTTGGGACTCTGGTTTTTTGGACTGATAGTGACTGATAAGCAAGCGTCCGCAGACACCACGGCAGTTCGACTGGCTGGCTTAGTGCTGGTATGCGTCTTTTTGACGCTGCTCACTTCGAGCTCTGAAAAGTCTTTTGTTGTGGAGGATCGACTGAGGCGCCTGGAGGGCCGAGTGAACGCAGTAGAGAGTAAGAAAAAGGAGTAG
- the LOC113036450 gene encoding uncharacterized protein LOC113036450, translating to MILLLLLVASLGVGLENVENYEVEYGNRFRMRVSRRVHFIELIPKNKSEGTILWERDEDQPKEGSRWKMTETLYTISSLAQKDSGRYIFKDNYGELMHAKIIDVKEVTKSYTLETNQVLNITFDLEPHSCNIYFFPGENSKTAIVLKGRLQHDLKQVDCVGFELLKPCGIVHKAIQKTCSGWFEVRDDNDDKALVVFLEMEEPQFSQAYLGIGGGALFFTLCWCCCKYCCCGERSSAKENSEAAAENDSEPAVYYHEFEPVGPGSNQHCELSNPPNTDEAPDAPVDLLIHSSAATDSPPAYCEVTPPAKQEEAPTITPTSDPEPRFELKGTIFNSGPPLSSASTYCDVYTSEKFIFF from the exons ATGATCTTATTGCTGCTTCTAGTTGCCAGTCTTGGTGTTG gccttgaaaatgttgaaaattaTGAAGTGGAGTATGGAAACAGATTCAGGATGAGGGTGTCAAGAAGGGTTCACTTTATCGAGTTAATCCCCAAGAACAAATCAGAAGGGACGATCTTGTGGGAACGTGACGAAGATCAGCCCAAAGAGGGCAGTAGATGGAAGATGACTGAGACCTTATATACCATCAGTTCTTTAGCCCAAAAAGACAGTGGCCGCTACATATTCAAAGACAACTATGGGGAATTGATGCATGCGAAGATCATTGACGTAAAAG AGGTCACAAAGAGCTATACCCTGGAGACTAATCAAGTCCTGAACATCACTTTTGATCTGGAACCGCACTCCTGCAACATTTACTTCTTCCCTGGCGAAAACAGTAAGACTGCAATAGTCCTTAAGGGCAGACTGCAGCATGATTTGAAACAAGTGGATTGCGTGGGGTTTGAGCTTTTAAAGCCATGTGGGATTGTACACAAGGCCATCCAAAAGACATGCAGTGGATGGTTTGAAGTCAGAGATGATAATGATGACAAAGCCTTGGTAGTTTTCCTGGAAATGGAAG AGCCACAGTTCAGTCAGGCTTACCTCGGTATTGGTGGTGGTGCGTTGTTCTTCACACTGTGCTGGTGTTGCTGCAAGTACTGCTGTTGTGGTGAGAGATCCTCAGCAAAGGAGAACTCAGAAGCAGCTGCAGAGAATGATAGCGAGCCTGCTGTGTATTACCATGAG TTTGAGCCTGTGGGTCCGGGATCAAACCAGCACTGTGAACTCTCTAATCCACCCAACACTGATGAGGCTCCTGATGCTCCAGTTGACCTGCTG ATACACAGTTCTGCTGCTACGGATTCTCCACCTGCTTATTGTGAG GTTACACCGCCAGCGAAGCAGGAAGAGGCTCCAACCATCACTCCCACCTCCGACCCTGAGCCACGGTTTGAATTGAAGGGGACAATTTTCAATTCTGGTCCGCCACTCAGCTCAGCCTCAACGTACTGTGATGTTTATACCTCAGAAAAATTCATCTTCTTCTAA
- the LOC113036458 gene encoding uncharacterized protein LOC113036458, with protein sequence MSLVFLMFSIVFFGSSSGIQTDEVCYGRRWQFPSNYIPSRYTGPIYFTETNTGSKKVVINNGMAKDTRFRVSPGSIYLTDVEKRDEGIYSVSSGGYQRQDVVELKVLECAKNVTRDYYYTWEDSIPRWAEILEFTPLHSPDQPKILWNRTDSQIRESRAEVKNGNWQLSYLTQADSGYYNFMDKNHSVLAKVLLKVKEQTRHYETRWNEHILIEYPRGPKKWTVTFTPEGQMDPETLMDGSLIIKDNRFSGRIHAVMDGIIINSTEIRDSGTFEFRDPDGNLILSARLEVTPEMLPQFIFMAVIALIVVGIICCCCCCKKCCKRDKSAPQTAASPAPAVYYHIENQPACPSYSHPSALSYQPVNSHISTQPSATSSEPLLYHKVNIHENPAQPEVSVPENQASTPAPSVGPDFLSSDPEPQFELKGLDMPFAPSLTSNTTICDVYNSDKLNFP encoded by the exons ATGTCGCttgtgtttttgatgttttccaTTGTCTTCTTCG GTTCATCCTCTGGTATACAAACTGATGAGGTGTGCTATGGCAGGAGGTGGCAGTTTCCATCTAATTATATACCCTCACGTTATACTGGACCAATATACTTTACTGAAACTAATACGGGATCCAAAAAAGTTGTTATAAATAATGGAATG GCAAAAGACACACGCTTTAGAGTCTCTCCTGGCTCAATTTATCTTACAGATGTAGAAAAAAGAGATGAAGGAATTTATTCTGTCTCATCTGGTGGCTACCAGCGACAAGATGTTGTTGAACTGAAAGTCTTGG AATGTGCTAAAAATGTCACAAGGGATTACTACTATACGTGGGAGGACTCTATCCCTAGATGGGCTGAAATCCTGGAGTTTACTCCCCTTCACAGTCCGGACCAGCCAAAGATCCTGTGGAATCGCACAGACTCTCAGATCAGAGAAAGCAGAGCTGAGGTGAAAAACGGTAATTGGCAGCTGTCTTACCTCACTCAGGCAGACAGTGGGTACTACAACTTCATGGATAAGAACCACTCTGTGTTGGCCAAGGTGCTGCTCAAAGTAAAAG AACAAACCAGACACTATGAAACAAGGTGGAATGAGCACATTCTCATTGAATACCCTCGGGGTCCTAAGAAGTGGACCGTGACTTTTACACCTGAGGGCCAAATGGATCCCGAAACACTGATGGATGGCAGTCTGATCATAAAAGATAATCGCTTTTCTGGCAGAATTCATGCAGTGATGGATGGCATAATTATAAATTCTACAGAAATTAGAGACTCTGGCACCTTTGAGTTCAGAGACCCAGATGGCAACCTGATCTTGAGTGCTCGGCTTGAAGTGACCCCTG AAATGTTGCCACAGTTTATATTTATGGCCGTTATTGCCTTGATTGTCGTCGGGATCatctgctgttgctgttgttgtaaaAAGTGCTGTAAAAGGGACAAGTCTGCTCCTCAGACTGCAGCCTCACCTGCACCTGCTGTATATTATCAT ATTGAGAATCAACCTGCGTGCCCAAGTTACTCACATCCTTCAGCTTTGTCTTATCAGCCTGTGAATTCTCATATTTCTACACAACCTTCAGCTACCTCCTCTGAGCCACTG TTGTACCACAAAGTGAATATCCATGAGAACCCCGCTCAGCCTGAg GTTTCAGTACCTGAAAACCAGGCTTCCACTCCAGCTCCCTCAGTCGGTCCAGACTTCCTCTCATCAGACCCGGAGCCGCAATTTGAACTGAAAGGATTAGACATGCCTTTTGCACCATCTCTTACTTCAAACACAACTATCTGTGATGTTTATAACTCAGACAAACTAAACTTTCCGTAA
- the LOC113036466 gene encoding uncharacterized protein LOC113036466 isoform X2 → MRALRRSSLSSYPHPQKHFFLNYPHILQEKMSSCVLYTALFTLPFALGWELLGDREKVQTVCVGKEFRLPVDSTSRIVTFTPYPDGPKRILLEKTTVKDPRFEWTKDKSLVLKEVSHADQGVYANKLSMGFTYETVRLIVSECIKPYRRNYGETFEHSIPENGSLLEFSHRGAPPEAVPVVLWNRTDPETGNAGRGRLLRGGKVWVAERVTQADQGNYTMRDDNGKVLGRSTLTVRGHSFNITRFTKESIILPLYLPLAHAHLIFTPGHFPDESSLGPFDPKPPRGPVQLIREGQITDHDLHYRGIISLSRNGSIYEVVIARLTSRHDGLYEVKDRNGNLVSSTYLHVINKRGGSWRALLKSVTVPSGMFVSLAGFILFMKRYPNCSLSQLITCFRTHRTLPANPPRVNIQHYSPPSPQPPGHYSYSQQTGTPRKWTPRASPVHTGYAPVTVGSPRAENQDVHRATAGSSPSHNLTVEAKSNEDEDRISFPVPGASDCLHSSEDCVQFQIKKDGDKGRGNKSQDFFSTLPLDTDTSESCSIYTSKNLNFS, encoded by the exons ATGCGCGCTCTGCGGAGGTCGTCGTTATCCTCTTATCCTCatccacaaaaacatttttttttaaattaccctCACATCCTGCAG GAGAAGATGTCCTCCTGCGTCCTCTACACTGCACTTTTCACCCTTCCTTTTGCACTGG GTTGGGAATTACTAG GTGACCGAGAAAAAGTTCAGACTGTTTGCGTCGGGAAGGAGTTTCGTCTACCGGTGGACTCAACGTCGCGAATCGTGACTTTTACACCGTATCCCGACGGGCCGAAACGCATCCTGCTGGAGAAAACCACT GTTAAGGACCCACGGTTTGAGTGGACCAAAGATAAGTCGTTAGTCCTGAAAGAAGTGAGTCATGCTGACCAGGGAGTTTATGCCAACAAGCTATCCATGGGCTTCACCTACGAGACTGTCCGTCTGATCGTTTCGG AATGCATTAAACCCTACCGCAGAAACTATGGGGAGACCTTTGAGCACAGCATCCCCGAAAATGGCTCCCTGCTGGAGTTCTCTCACCGGGGCGCTCCGCCTGAGGCTGTGCCGGTCGTGCTTTGGAACCGGACAGACCCCGAAACCGGTAACGCTGGCCGGGGGCGGCTGCTAAGAGGGGGGAAGGTCTGGGTGGCGGAGAGAGTGACGCAAGCAGACCAAGGCAACTACACCATGAGAGACGACAACGGGAAGGTGCTGGGTCGCAGCACCCTCACCGTCCGTG GGCATTCCTTCAACATCACACGCTTTACCAAAGAGTCCATAATCCTGCCTCTATATCTTCCTCTTGCTCATGCCCATCTCATTTTTACCCCTGGCCATTTTCCTGATGAATCCTCCCTGGGCCCCTTTGACCCCAAACCCCCACGTGGCCCTGTGCAGCTCATCCGTGAGGGGCAGATAACGGACCATGACCTGCACTACAGGGGTATCATCTCACTGAGTAGGAACGGCTCCATCTACGAGGTGGTCATTGCAAGGCTGACCTCAAGGCATGATGGGCTGTATGAAGTTAAAGACAGGAATGGCAACCTGGTATCCTCCACCTACTTGCACGTGATCA ACAAAAGGGGAGGGAGTTGGCGAGCGCTCCTCAAATCCGTTACTGTCCCTTCTGGCATGTTCGTGTCCCTGGCTGGTTTCATCCTGTTCATGAAACGTTACCCAAACTGTAGCCTCTCCCAACTCATCACGTGCTTTAGAACACACCGCACGCTGCCAGCCAACCCCCCGAGGGTCAACATCCAG cacTACAGTCCCCCCTCTCCTCAGCCCCCAGGTCACTACAGCTACTCTCAGCAGACTGGAACACCAAGAAAATGGACCCCAAGAGCCAGTCCTGTTCACACT GGTTATGCTCCGGTAACGGTAGGGTCTCCAAGAGCCGAGAACCAGGATGTGCACAGAGCAACAGCTGGGAGTTCCCCTAGTCATAACTTAACTGTTGAG GCTAAATCTAATGAGGACGAGGACAGGATTTCCTTCCCTGTGCCCGGAGCTTCAGACTGCCTCCACTCATCCGAGGACTGCGTTCAGTTCCAAATCAAAAAGGATGGAGATAAGGGAAGGGGGAACAAATCACAAGACTTCTTTTCCACGCTGCCACTAGACACAGACACCTCTGAGTCCTGCAGTATTTACACGTCAAAGAATCTGAACTTTTCATAA
- the LOC113036466 gene encoding uncharacterized protein LOC113036466 isoform X1, with protein MRALRRSSLSSYPHPQKHFFLNYPHILQEKMSSCVLYTALFTLPFALGWELLGDREKVQTVCVGKEFRLPVDSTSRIVTFTPYPDGPKRILLEKTTVKDPRFEWTKDKSLVLKEVSHADQGVYANKLSMGFTYETVRLIVSECIKPYRRNYGETFEHSIPENGSLLEFSHRGAPPEAVPVVLWNRTDPETGNAGRGRLLRGGKVWVAERVTQADQGNYTMRDDNGKVLGRSTLTVRGHSFNITRFTKESIILPLYLPLAHAHLIFTPGHFPDESSLGPFDPKPPRGPVQLIREGQITDHDLHYRGIISLSRNGSIYEVVIARLTSRHDGLYEVKDRNGNLVSSTYLHVINKRGGSWRALLKSVTVPSGMFVSLAGFILFMKRYPNCSLSQLITCFRTHRTLPANPPRVNIQHYSPPSPQPPGHYSYSQQTGTPRKWTPRASPVHTGYAPVTVGSPRAENQDVHRATAGSSPSHNLTVEQAKSNEDEDRISFPVPGASDCLHSSEDCVQFQIKKDGDKGRGNKSQDFFSTLPLDTDTSESCSIYTSKNLNFS; from the exons ATGCGCGCTCTGCGGAGGTCGTCGTTATCCTCTTATCCTCatccacaaaaacatttttttttaaattaccctCACATCCTGCAG GAGAAGATGTCCTCCTGCGTCCTCTACACTGCACTTTTCACCCTTCCTTTTGCACTGG GTTGGGAATTACTAG GTGACCGAGAAAAAGTTCAGACTGTTTGCGTCGGGAAGGAGTTTCGTCTACCGGTGGACTCAACGTCGCGAATCGTGACTTTTACACCGTATCCCGACGGGCCGAAACGCATCCTGCTGGAGAAAACCACT GTTAAGGACCCACGGTTTGAGTGGACCAAAGATAAGTCGTTAGTCCTGAAAGAAGTGAGTCATGCTGACCAGGGAGTTTATGCCAACAAGCTATCCATGGGCTTCACCTACGAGACTGTCCGTCTGATCGTTTCGG AATGCATTAAACCCTACCGCAGAAACTATGGGGAGACCTTTGAGCACAGCATCCCCGAAAATGGCTCCCTGCTGGAGTTCTCTCACCGGGGCGCTCCGCCTGAGGCTGTGCCGGTCGTGCTTTGGAACCGGACAGACCCCGAAACCGGTAACGCTGGCCGGGGGCGGCTGCTAAGAGGGGGGAAGGTCTGGGTGGCGGAGAGAGTGACGCAAGCAGACCAAGGCAACTACACCATGAGAGACGACAACGGGAAGGTGCTGGGTCGCAGCACCCTCACCGTCCGTG GGCATTCCTTCAACATCACACGCTTTACCAAAGAGTCCATAATCCTGCCTCTATATCTTCCTCTTGCTCATGCCCATCTCATTTTTACCCCTGGCCATTTTCCTGATGAATCCTCCCTGGGCCCCTTTGACCCCAAACCCCCACGTGGCCCTGTGCAGCTCATCCGTGAGGGGCAGATAACGGACCATGACCTGCACTACAGGGGTATCATCTCACTGAGTAGGAACGGCTCCATCTACGAGGTGGTCATTGCAAGGCTGACCTCAAGGCATGATGGGCTGTATGAAGTTAAAGACAGGAATGGCAACCTGGTATCCTCCACCTACTTGCACGTGATCA ACAAAAGGGGAGGGAGTTGGCGAGCGCTCCTCAAATCCGTTACTGTCCCTTCTGGCATGTTCGTGTCCCTGGCTGGTTTCATCCTGTTCATGAAACGTTACCCAAACTGTAGCCTCTCCCAACTCATCACGTGCTTTAGAACACACCGCACGCTGCCAGCCAACCCCCCGAGGGTCAACATCCAG cacTACAGTCCCCCCTCTCCTCAGCCCCCAGGTCACTACAGCTACTCTCAGCAGACTGGAACACCAAGAAAATGGACCCCAAGAGCCAGTCCTGTTCACACT GGTTATGCTCCGGTAACGGTAGGGTCTCCAAGAGCCGAGAACCAGGATGTGCACAGAGCAACAGCTGGGAGTTCCCCTAGTCATAACTTAACTGTTGAG CAGGCTAAATCTAATGAGGACGAGGACAGGATTTCCTTCCCTGTGCCCGGAGCTTCAGACTGCCTCCACTCATCCGAGGACTGCGTTCAGTTCCAAATCAAAAAGGATGGAGATAAGGGAAGGGGGAACAAATCACAAGACTTCTTTTCCACGCTGCCACTAGACACAGACACCTCTGAGTCCTGCAGTATTTACACGTCAAAGAATCTGAACTTTTCATAA
- the LOC113036466 gene encoding uncharacterized protein LOC113036466 isoform X3: MRALRRSSLSSYPHPQKHFFLNYPHILQEKMSSCVLYTALFTLPFALGDREKVQTVCVGKEFRLPVDSTSRIVTFTPYPDGPKRILLEKTTVKDPRFEWTKDKSLVLKEVSHADQGVYANKLSMGFTYETVRLIVSECIKPYRRNYGETFEHSIPENGSLLEFSHRGAPPEAVPVVLWNRTDPETGNAGRGRLLRGGKVWVAERVTQADQGNYTMRDDNGKVLGRSTLTVRGHSFNITRFTKESIILPLYLPLAHAHLIFTPGHFPDESSLGPFDPKPPRGPVQLIREGQITDHDLHYRGIISLSRNGSIYEVVIARLTSRHDGLYEVKDRNGNLVSSTYLHVINKRGGSWRALLKSVTVPSGMFVSLAGFILFMKRYPNCSLSQLITCFRTHRTLPANPPRVNIQHYSPPSPQPPGHYSYSQQTGTPRKWTPRASPVHTGYAPVTVGSPRAENQDVHRATAGSSPSHNLTVEQAKSNEDEDRISFPVPGASDCLHSSEDCVQFQIKKDGDKGRGNKSQDFFSTLPLDTDTSESCSIYTSKNLNFS; the protein is encoded by the exons ATGCGCGCTCTGCGGAGGTCGTCGTTATCCTCTTATCCTCatccacaaaaacatttttttttaaattaccctCACATCCTGCAG GAGAAGATGTCCTCCTGCGTCCTCTACACTGCACTTTTCACCCTTCCTTTTGCACTGG GTGACCGAGAAAAAGTTCAGACTGTTTGCGTCGGGAAGGAGTTTCGTCTACCGGTGGACTCAACGTCGCGAATCGTGACTTTTACACCGTATCCCGACGGGCCGAAACGCATCCTGCTGGAGAAAACCACT GTTAAGGACCCACGGTTTGAGTGGACCAAAGATAAGTCGTTAGTCCTGAAAGAAGTGAGTCATGCTGACCAGGGAGTTTATGCCAACAAGCTATCCATGGGCTTCACCTACGAGACTGTCCGTCTGATCGTTTCGG AATGCATTAAACCCTACCGCAGAAACTATGGGGAGACCTTTGAGCACAGCATCCCCGAAAATGGCTCCCTGCTGGAGTTCTCTCACCGGGGCGCTCCGCCTGAGGCTGTGCCGGTCGTGCTTTGGAACCGGACAGACCCCGAAACCGGTAACGCTGGCCGGGGGCGGCTGCTAAGAGGGGGGAAGGTCTGGGTGGCGGAGAGAGTGACGCAAGCAGACCAAGGCAACTACACCATGAGAGACGACAACGGGAAGGTGCTGGGTCGCAGCACCCTCACCGTCCGTG GGCATTCCTTCAACATCACACGCTTTACCAAAGAGTCCATAATCCTGCCTCTATATCTTCCTCTTGCTCATGCCCATCTCATTTTTACCCCTGGCCATTTTCCTGATGAATCCTCCCTGGGCCCCTTTGACCCCAAACCCCCACGTGGCCCTGTGCAGCTCATCCGTGAGGGGCAGATAACGGACCATGACCTGCACTACAGGGGTATCATCTCACTGAGTAGGAACGGCTCCATCTACGAGGTGGTCATTGCAAGGCTGACCTCAAGGCATGATGGGCTGTATGAAGTTAAAGACAGGAATGGCAACCTGGTATCCTCCACCTACTTGCACGTGATCA ACAAAAGGGGAGGGAGTTGGCGAGCGCTCCTCAAATCCGTTACTGTCCCTTCTGGCATGTTCGTGTCCCTGGCTGGTTTCATCCTGTTCATGAAACGTTACCCAAACTGTAGCCTCTCCCAACTCATCACGTGCTTTAGAACACACCGCACGCTGCCAGCCAACCCCCCGAGGGTCAACATCCAG cacTACAGTCCCCCCTCTCCTCAGCCCCCAGGTCACTACAGCTACTCTCAGCAGACTGGAACACCAAGAAAATGGACCCCAAGAGCCAGTCCTGTTCACACT GGTTATGCTCCGGTAACGGTAGGGTCTCCAAGAGCCGAGAACCAGGATGTGCACAGAGCAACAGCTGGGAGTTCCCCTAGTCATAACTTAACTGTTGAG CAGGCTAAATCTAATGAGGACGAGGACAGGATTTCCTTCCCTGTGCCCGGAGCTTCAGACTGCCTCCACTCATCCGAGGACTGCGTTCAGTTCCAAATCAAAAAGGATGGAGATAAGGGAAGGGGGAACAAATCACAAGACTTCTTTTCCACGCTGCCACTAGACACAGACACCTCTGAGTCCTGCAGTATTTACACGTCAAAGAATCTGAACTTTTCATAA